In Cyprinus carpio isolate SPL01 chromosome A5, ASM1834038v1, whole genome shotgun sequence, the sequence tgaaaaaaagaagtgtactAATGAGAGTAGCCTAATAATTTACAAGATTttcacaataatatataatatttaatagaatattgaaatataatttatttccctattcatttgttatgtctcccaaaatgcgtaaTTAACATGCTTTTGGTCGCGGTGTCCTCatgaggacatgtatgaaatcaacgtcCTGTTTCTTCAATAGACCCGCAGCACCAGCAGTCACAGAACCGGAAGTGAGGGGCGGAGCTTACGGTCTTAACAGAGTAGCACAATCTTACGGTTTTTAAGgggtaatttgcttttatttcacACGATACCTCAtactttatttatgcattttataatgatatattaagcattttataaacatCAATCTTTTGTAATTTAGTTGTAGGCCTATACAGTTATTCGTTTTATTGTATAATGCAagttattttgtgatatttagaATAATGTTTGAAACTTCtggacattttatataaaatatactttaatcacaagattcaaaataaatgtttactccaGAGTCAAGTACATGTGCATCATACATTTTTCtatatgaaaactaaaacatttaaataacacacacacacacacaaaagcagcataattttaaaagtaacaatcaAAATGTACACAATAATTAAACTGAAGtttataaaatgaacaattcactaTTAAGCCCATTTTGTTGTGACAatcctgcatttaaaaaaatgtatcaaatgaaAAATTCAGTCTTGGGCCCATATGACAATGACAATCCTACAAAAATAACTCCCCTGAACACAAGATGAAATATGAAGGGCACTCTGGAAGCTTCTGATTGTTCCAGGAGAATGTTGAGGGCCTTTTCCTTGTCCTCTTCCTTGCCATGCTGTTGAAACGCTGTTATTTTCACCCCAGCTGCAGGTCCAGTTTGTtggttaaaatgaaaaatgtttgaagtttatttttcaactcaGTTCCTGAAAATTATAGCTCTCTGTTCTGCACATTTTACGAAGAGCAGCTTCCTCAATCTACGTGATACACTAGATTTTGTTAATAAGCAAACACTTCTTACTTTTACAAAACAATTACTTTACAATAATGCTACAACACAATTATGTATTCTGCTGTAATAAAGCTTTAATCGGGATAAAACCGTAcatcaaatgcaaacaaacagcagTAGCAATTACAAATAACAGTATATCTAAAAGTATGAACAAAACATACCATTCTGAAACATCCAGGCTCAAACTGACAAGTCAATATTGACACCATTGTTTACCATACACCAGAGTAGAGATGAAACTGTATGAAATTattatagtgaccaaaatgatcatggttatcagtattatcatggtattgttataatgtgctggaaatgttcaaaaGGTTTTGACACACAAATCATTACaccaaatttaatatttaaaatcaacaaacaaaattactttttatttcacaataagtGGTTCTCTTGATTTTCTGATTTTTCAGTCTGTGCAAGGCCTGTACTGtcttaatttagaattttcatttGCTGTCACTCCACTGCCTCAGTATGTCCTCTGCTGCTTGCAGGGTTGAGTCCTCCTATTAATGTTTaggaaaatatgaattaaataatataaacaagatTTTAACAAGGTGAACAGATCACAATGGCAAAAACTTTTCCTGATTTAGTATCAATGTACTATTCACCACAAAGTAATCCATATTACATCAAAAATGATCAGGGCTATCAAAGTTTAGATGTTAACTCATGTGATTAAGCAATAGTTTGCCTATTAGAGTTtactaaatgtaatttaaagtaaaaaaaaaaaaatattgtttaatagttTGCCTATTAGAGTTtactaaatgtaatttaaagtaaaaaaaaaaaaatacttgtctCTGAAGCATAAAATTCACAATGCAGTAATTTCTAATAAAAagctaatataataaattaagcaTACATAATGttattgatttaaaacaaaaaaaaacaaaaagaaaaactaacaACATTAACATgccaaataattataaagaacttaatttttaaaatgtttaaacttatGTTCTACATAATATTGTTCTTGTGTTAAAAATACCTTTACGAAGCAGAATCGGATGTATTTCTGGAATTCGTCTTTGTGTTCCGGGCTGAAGAATGCAGACACAGGGATAGTGGCCAGTCCCTATTCAGAAGTGAAGAATTTAACAACATGTTTTGCTCACAGATGTCACTATATGAGAAGATTTTATAACCAATCTGTAAATACTATGTTTTAGTTTACCTTCTCTTTTATGAGCCATTTCACAAATCTGTAGTCATAGGGTTCATCTTTTGTACTAGGGTCGGCAAGGTCAACATCTtgtagaaaaacatttaaaaacaaaaagtttattttgaaataataatgcaaaacaatGCTATCACAGATGTAGCCTTTTTGTACAACAGTATGATTTCTCATATTATGAGGATTACCTTAAACTTTTCctggaaattaataaaatcttaaattacagaaatattctataataaatacatatttataattctataaaagatatattttttttactttccagtCAGTGCTACAATATTTTACCAGCTAGATATGGCTTTATAATGTGATGTAAACCCTACAAAATTATTAAGTATCTTTATCCAATAAACATGGAAAGTGTGGGAACAATAAGTGTTGCGTTTATCACAATATAACGAGAGAACAATTAACAAGCTTAAGAAGAGAATTTtcagaacaaaaacataaaagcgCCTCATCTCTGGAATTCTCagatataaaaattgtatttgtataatCCATAAAGAGATCCGAGTTCCTGCTTCAATACTTTGTTCTACATTTTTTCACTGTTACGTACTAAGATTTGAGATGTCTGCGATCATGAAGTATCCTCCCTGGGGTAGGACAGGTTTTAGGCCAACACTCTTCAGACAATCTGCCAGCCTCAGACGCTTTTCATGAAGATGTTTGGGTAACTGTTGGAAATAGCTTCCCTCTGTTCCAAACACATCATATTCTCTCTGAGAACCTACTGCTACAGCCTCCTTAAGAACAACATTAGACAACATCAGCCCACTGAAAACAAATTACACACGCTTTATCCCTAAAACAAAGGAGCACTGTTTTACCTGGGCAGCTGTGGCACAGTGATACACTGAGTTCTGATGGACGGTTTTTAAGTGCTTCAGGATATGCCCTGGTCCCATTGCCCACCCCACTTCATTAAAATAACAGAGTAATTTAAAGACCTGCATACTGAACCTTATCACCATGACACTTCCAGCCAATCAAAGACATTAAGACGAACAGAGAAAAATAACACAAGAAACAAATCCTGTTCAATTTGACCAGCTCACCTTCCATCCTGTGGCACTGAAAGTCTTGCCTGCACTCCCAATGGTTACAGTGCGTTCCCACATACCTGGCAGACtggctattaaaaaaaataaaaatttaattccgTTGCTTTAAAAGTCcacaaaattgtgattaattgcatttCCAGCATAGTGTCGCTCTTACCAATTTTCACATGTTTTGTTCCATCATATGTGAGCCACTCGTATACCTCGTCGCTGATGCAAATGACGTCATGTTTAATGCACAAGTCAGCAATCATATGAAGTTCCTCCTGCTGATAGACCTGCAAGAAACCACAGTTCAGGCTTAGGCTGAACATCTTAGTttctgtagtaaaaaaaaaatcttacccacTGACCTGAAAGGTCATTCAAGCTCAGTGTCAGTTtggatttttatattaattacatttccattcaaagatttgtggtaagtaagactttttaaaagaaattaatactttaatctggcaatgatgcattaaattgaagattgaaaagtgacagttaagacatttacattgttacaacaaattttattataataaatgcagttctttcacactttctattcattaaataaaaaaataataataaaaactgcatcATAGTTTCCataatattaagcagaacaatggttttcaacattgatgatattaagaaatatttcttaagcatgTGGATCataagacactgaagactggagtaatgctgctgaaaattcagctttgtcatcacaggaataacttactcaatatatttaaaatagaacagttattttaaatgtaaataatatttcacaatattactgtttttactgtgtttttgatcaaataaatgcagctttagtaagcataagacttctttcattaaacataaaaaaaatgactgacctcaaacttttgaacagtagtgtgtataaaAATTGTCCATAAATATAAATCTTATGCAATGTGAAAAATAGCATTCTCATTACAGTAACTCCTGCCTGTCCAGACATGCTGAtaatctcctctctctccctctacatatacacatatacatatacacatacatacatataccatatatatatatatatatatatatatatatatatatatatatatatatatatatatatatatactacatatatacatacatacatacatacatacatatatataaaatgccatgatgaaaaaatgtaaatggtatTTTATACAACCTAATTTTTTGGTAAAATTAAATTTCTTATTTCATTCTTTTGATTTGGGGTGAAACATGACTCAGACATTTCTTGACAGTTTCGGTGAAATTCGCTCATTAAAGAATATATAGGACAATAGTACAAGTAAGGGTAAAACTGTCCTCCATTTGTTGGTGACCGACTCACCTTGCCAAGAGGGTTATTAGGAGTGTTAATGACAATGGCTTTGGTACGAGGACTAAATTTACTCGCCAGCTCTTCAGGAGACAATACCCAGTCAGCACTGGATAGAACAGGACCACAGCCTTCCCTCTGTCAATACACagctaatattatttaaaataaatactttaatctCAGATCAAGCAAACAGGTCTTGTCACGTGATATATGAACATACTGGTTTAAGGGGCACATATATAGCTGTTCCGCCCGCCATCATTACCATTGGCTGATAACAGTCAAAGAAGGGCTCCACAATAATCACCTGTGCAAGAAAAGGGAAAAATAGGCATTCTGATACCATGTACTGAACATAAGGCAacagtgagtgtgtttttttatcttctactaacaatataattttctgAATATGAATATTGTCTTTATAACAATAATGTTACCTCATCGCCCTCATCAATAAGAGCCTGGAAGGTGCAGAAAAGCGCTTGATATGCTCCTACAGAAACCAAGATATCCTCCATTGGGTCTATTTCCCGGCCAACAATCCTACTGAAGAATTTGGCCAGGATCTTCACAAGATTTGGGTGGCCCTGCATGACCGCATGTTGTAAGGCTCTTTAGCAAAACTTtactaatataattattatattatgcagTGGTTGAACATTTACGAAACAGACAAACTGCAAACTGAAAGCGAACAAAGCACTTGTACTTTTAATGTCTTACAAAAGCACGTGTGTACTGGTGCTTGGAGAAACCTCCATTCAGGGCTTTGCAGAAGGCCTCCTGAATGAAATGAGGAGGGGAGAAATCAGGGAACCCCTGACCCAGGTTCACAGCCTTATAGTCAGCAGCCAGCTGACTGAATTCAACCCTGcagatgacacacacaaaatgaataacatgcagatttaaacattaaaatgagcaAAATTTTTAGTTCATTTACTTGACAATATGTGGGAGTAATAAACTATTCTTCAGGTAGATCGGAGTAGATTTTTACACCGCTCACTGAAATACTAGAATAGCTAATTGGCGCCATCTTGACACTTAAAACTGTTATTGCGACTACCGATTTTAAAAATGGAGGATAGATATTTATGGAATGGAAGACATGGATTACATtggttgaataataataataataataataataataataataataataataataattaaactgcaGAAATATCGATTATTTCTAGGAAAACTATAGATCAATTAGCAAGAcgaaaattgtgaaatttacctttttaatataggcctactaagattttttttttcttttttaaatgcataattaaacaAGTTTATTTTGCGGTGCTCGTCTCGCTGCTTGACAGGATGTtttctaaattatgatttttcttttttttttttttttttttttttttttttttgcggaaaCTTAGGCATtccaataatttaatataataactcaatattttatatccatgtatttatttatttggtgtacTTAAATGTCGTGTAATAATCCAGATGTACAGCACTAAATGGTTATCCATTTTTACTTTCACTTCATTCATAGccatgaaaattaattattacCATATATTCTTGTCAATTCCTTCAATTCTTCTCGCGTGCAACTTACGAGACATATTGCCCTGCATAATCAAGGAGAAAATCATACAATAAGATAAAATGATTGCATTTTCCTAAACCAGAGCTTGATCATGCATGCATAAGTGTAACGATCGAGTGTGAAATATCTCATACCTTATCACGAAAACTTGCGTTTACTAATCCGAATGACAGCGAAGGTCCATCTACCGTCGCTCTTTCCACATGCCAGTGTTTCAGAAACACTTTTAGCGCCGGATTTCTGCTCGTAaatcagtaacacacacacacacacacacacacacacacacacacacacacacacacacacacacacacacacacacacacacacacacagacacagtaagATTAGAATCAAGCCAAATCTCTAGCATTTGAACTGTCTTTAAACGCCGTGCAGTCAAATGACAGCAGTCTTGTCCTTGGGATTTAGATTCAAGTGACAAGCGAAGCATAAAATACTTTGGTAAATGTCAATTtcatactgtaatataaaaaa encodes:
- the LOC109090139 gene encoding kynurenine--oxoglutarate transaminase 1-like — protein: MSRKLHARRIEGIDKNIWVEFSQLAADYKAVNLGQGFPDFSPPHFIQEAFCKALNGGFSKHQYTRAFGHPNLVKILAKFFSRIVGREIDPMEDILVSVGAYQALFCTFQALIDEGDEVIIVEPFFDCYQPMVMMAGGTAIYVPLKPREGCGPVLSSADWVLSPEELASKFSPRTKAIVINTPNNPLGKVYQQEELHMIADLCIKHDVICISDEVYEWLTYDGTKHVKIASLPGMWERTVTIGSAGKTFSATGWKVGWAMGPGHILKHLKTVHQNSVYHCATAAQEAVAVGSQREYDVFGTEGSYFQQLPKHLHEKRLRLADCLKSVGLKPVLPQGGYFMIADISNLNVDLADPSTKDEPYDYRFVKWLIKEKGLATIPVSAFFSPEHKDEFQKYIRFCFVKEDSTLQAAEDILRQWSDSK